The nucleotide sequence CCTGTGGGGCGGCGGCGAGACCCTGCGGCTCGATGCCGACATCTACTATCTCGGCCTCGGCTACGATCCGTTCGCGACCCAGCGCAAGCTCGCCGGCATCGACACGACGGGACTGGGCGGGCGCCTCTCCGCAACCTTCGTGAAGCCGGCGCTCGGCGGCACCCGCAACGATCTGCTGGCGAATGCCTTCGTGACCCGCGAAGTGCAGCAGAGCTATTTCGTGGATGCAGCCGGCGCCTCGGTCGCCCTGCGCCATCGCTTCTCCGACACCTTCTCGGCCCAGATCGGCCTCGACGGGCAGGTGGGCCGCTCGAAGGACGCGATCGGCACCGTCGATTACCGGCTGATCGGCGTGCCGCTCTCGGTCACATACGATTCCACCGACAGCCTGCTCGACCCGACCGAAGGTTTCCGGGTGATCGCCTCCGCCGCGCCCTATCCCGGCTTCCTCGGCTCGGATCCAGGCATCTTCGTCGCAAAGGCGCAGGGCTCGACCTACTACGCGCTGGACGACGAGCGGAGATACGTGCTCGCCGGTCGCCTCGGCTTCGGCTCGGTCTCGGGGGCGCGGCTCGACGAGATCCCCGACAATTTCCGCTTCTTCGCCGGCGGCGGTGGTTCGGTGCGCGGCTTCGCCTTCCGGACGCTCGGCCCCCGCGGCCCCTTCAACCTGCCGATCGGCGGGCGCAGCCTGTTGGAGGCCTCGATCGAGGCTCGCATCAAGATCACCGACACGATCGGCATCGTGCCGTTCTTCGATGCGGGCACCGCCTTCGCCTCGACGCTGCCGGATTTCGATGAGCGTATCCGCAAGGCGGTCGGCATCGGCGTCCGCTACTACACCGGCATCGGCCCGATCCGCGCCGACCTCGCTTTCCCGCTCGACCGGATCAAGGGAAACCGCGAGCTGCCGGCTGCCCTGTACATCAGTCTCGGACAGGCGTTCTGAATGGAATTTCTTGTTCGTCGGCGCCGCCCGAATCCTGTCCCCCTCGCAGGGAAGGGGCGCCGCCGAGCGGTCGGGCGATGGATGTTGGCAGCAACCGTCCTGTCGGTCGCCCTGCTTTTCGCCGCCTTCTTCGCCACCGATGACACCCGCGCCGCCGATGGCGAGAAGACGGTGCTCGGCGGACTTCTCTCGAAGGCGCTCTCGACACCGTCCTCCCAGGTCTCGATCGGCGCGGTCGATGGTGCGCTCTCGTCGGACGCCACCATCCGCGACGTCGTCATCAGCGATTCCGACGGGCCGTGGCTGAAGCTCGACCGCGCCCGCCTCGTCTGGCGCCGGCTGGCGCTTCTGTCCGGCCGGCTCGAAGTCGACAGCCTGGAGATCGGCCGGCTCGAAGTGCTGCGCAAGCCGGTGCCTGGCCCGACGCCAGCGGAGGCCGAGCCCGATGGCAGCCTGTTGCCCGAGCTGCCGGTGAAGGTCGAAATCAAGGGCTTCACCCTGGCCGAACTGGTGCTGGGGGAAAGCGTCGCGGGCCAGCCGGCGCGCCTTGCCGGCGACGGCAAGGCCAAGCTCGGAAACCCCTCCGAGGGACTCGATGTCAGCGCGGATTTCCGCCGTCTCGATGCGGCCGGGCGCTTCGTCGCCCGCCTTCTCTTCGTGCCCAAGGGCGAGCGGCTGGAGGTGAAGGCCAATCTCGTCGAGCCCCAGGGCGGCCTGCTCTCGAAGGCGGCGAACCTTCCCGGCACCCCGCCGATCAATTTCGACCTGAACGGAAACGGCACCCTTGACGCGTTCAACGCCCGGCTCGATTTCGACGCCGGCTCCGAGATCGGCGCCAAGGGCGGCGCCCGCCTCTCGCGCATCGGCACGGACCGGCGCCTGAGCCTCGATCTGACCTCGCGCATCGAGGGTCTCGTGCCGGGTCCGGCGGCGGCGATCTTCTCCGGCGAGACCAAGCTCGACGGCGGCATGGCCTTCTCCGATACGGGGTCGTTCCGCATCGACCGGCTCGACCTCGCCTCGCGCACCGCGCGGCTCGGGATCGGCGGCACCCTGACCGCCGACCGGGTGGCGGATTTCACGATTTCTGCCCGCGCCGTCCCGACCGAGGGCGGCGTCACCAAGGCGGCGGAAGCGGAACTGGAGACCTTGGTTTTCGACGGCAGCCTGAAGGGGCCGCTCTCGTCGCCGCGGGTGAAGGGCAACCTCAAGGCCGCCGGCCTGCGCACGAAGGAATCGTCCCTGGAACGGGTCGAGGCGCTGCTGAGCATCGAGCCGGCCGGCGCCGATCCGAAGGCGCAGCGTTTCGCCGTCACCGCCGATGCGGCGATGGAGGGTCTGCGGCTCGCCGATCCCGCGCTCCGCCGCGCCGTGGGAAGCCGCGCCAAGCTGACCCTGCGCGCCGCCGCGGGCTCGGACGGCGTCCTCGACGTCACGACGCTCACCCTCGATTCCGATACCGCCCGCGCCGCCTATGCCGGCCGCATCGGGCAGAACACGCTGACCGGCACCGTGGAAGCGGCGCTCGCGGATATCGGCGCCTTCTCAGGCGTGGCGGGCCGGACTCTCGCCGGCCGTCTCGACGCCAAGGCGACCTTGAGCGGCGATCCGGCCCGCAAGGCGCTCTCCGCCGATCTCGACCTGCGCGGCGGCGGCCTCGTCCTCGGCGAGCCGGCCGCCGACCGCCTCGTCGGCCGGGCGCCGACCCTGACGGGGCGCGTGTCGCAGACCTATGACGGCTATGGCTTCGAGCGCCTGCGCTTCGAGGGGGCCGGGCTCGTCGCGACCCTTCAGGGTCAGGCCAACGCCAAGACCGCCAATGTCGCCGCCCGCGTCGATCTCAAGACCCTCGCGGCCCTCGACGAGCGGCTGGCCGGACCGGCGAGCGCCGACGCGCGGCTGACGGGCTCCCTCCTCAAGCCGTCGGTCACCGTCGCGCTGCGCGCGCCGGACGTGAGCGCCAACGGCCGCCCGATCCGGGATCTGCGTCTCGATGCGGCGCTGAGCGACCTCCGCGACGCCCTCGACGGAACGCTGCGCATGACCGGCGACATCGCCGGCAAGCCGCTGCGGGCCGAAGCTCATATCGCCCGGCCGAACCGGAGCGACTACGCCCTCGACCGGCTCACCTTCGCCCTCGGCTCCGTCGCGGCGGACGGGCAGGCGGTGGTCGATGCCGGAAGCCTTCTGGCGGAGGGCACGCTGAACGTCCGCGCGGGCGATCTCGACGACCTGTCACCGCTCGCGCTCGCGCCCATGGGCGGCAGCCTCGACGCGGCGGTGACGCTCACTCGCGCAGGCGGACGCCAGGATGCGGCGGTCCGCGCCACGGGGACGAGCCTGCGCTACGACAGTTTCGGCCTCGCACGGCTCGACGCGGATCTCACCGGCCGCGATCTGCGGGCCCACCCCGTCATCGACGGCCATGCGGCCATCGACCGGCTCGTCGCCGCGGGCCAGAGCGTCGACACGGTGCGGCTCACCGCCAACGGCACCGCAGCGGCGAGCGACATCACCCTGACCGCCCAGGCCCGTGGCTTTTCTCTCGACGGCGCCGCGCGGCTGATTCCTGCGGAGCGCACGCGGATCGAGATCGCCCGATTCTCGGCGCAACGCGGCGGCGACCGTCTGGCGCTGGCGGGACCCGCCGCGATCACCCTCGATCAAGGCTCTGCCCTGATCGAAGGGCTCGTCGTTGCCGCCGGCGCCGGGCGGATCAGCGTCCAGGGGCGCGCGGGCTCCGAACTCGACCTCAAGCTCGGCATCCGCGCCCTGCCGCTGTCGCTCGCACGGATTGCCAGCCCGAGCCTAGCGCTCTCCGGCACGCTGGAGGGCGAGGCCAATCTGCGCGGGCCTGCCGCGCGGCCGGAGGGGCGCTACGCCCTCAACGTGACCGGCCTCGTCATGCCCGAAACCCGCCGGGCCGGCCTGCCGCCGATCACCGCGCGGGCGAGCGGCCGGCTCGCCGATGGCGAAGCCAGCATAGACGGCCGGGTCTCGGCCGGGCGGGGCGCCGACGTCACGGTCACCGGCACGGTGCCGGTCGAGGCGGGAGGCGGGCTGAGCCTGCGCGCCCGCGGCACCCTCGATGCCGCACTCGCCAACTCGATGCTGAGCGTGAGCGGCCAGCGTGTCGCGGGCCGGATCGCCCTCGATGCGGGCGTGACCGGCACGGTCGCGGCACCGAAGGTCGAAGGCTCGGCCACGCTCTCGGGCGGAAGCCTTACCGATCCCCTCAACGGCATCCGCCTCACCGACATTCAGGGCCGCGTCACCGGCCGCGGCGACACCCTCGTCATCGAGCGGCTCACCGCCGCGACCCGCAATGGCGGGCGCCTCGCGGTCGATGGGCGCGTCGCTGTCGAGCCGGCCTCCGGTTTCCCCGGAACGCTCCGCATCACCGCCGATCGGGCCGAGTTGGTGTCGAGCCCGCTGATGACGGCGGTCTCCAGCCTCAACCTCGCCCTGTCGGGGCCGCTCGCCCGCAAGCCGGTCATCAAGGGCCGGGTTGATGTCGTCTCTATCGACGTTTCGGTGCCCGACCGCCTGCCGGCCACGGTGCAGCCTCTGCCGGGCATCCGACGGGTCAACGTGACGCCGGAGGTGCGAAAGCGTCTCGCCGAGCGGGCCGAGCGCAAGGCGCAGATCGAGGCGGCGAGCCGCCGGAAGAAGTCGGCACCGCCCTTCGATGCCAGTCTCGACGTGACCGTGAGCGCGCCGAGCCGCATCTTCGTGCGCGGGCGCGGCATCGATGCGGAGCTCGGCGGCGAGTTGCGCGTCACCGGCTCGTCGCGCGATCCGCAGGCCAACGGCGACTTCTCTCTCCGCCGCGGCGTGTTCAGCCTCGGCGGACAGCGCCTCGACTTCACCCGCGGCCGGGTGTTCTTCGCGGGCGATCTCGCCCAGCCCGATCTCGACTTCGCCGCGGAAACCAAGGCCGCCGACGTCACCGCCCGCGTCGCGGTCACCGGCCCGGCCTCGCAGCCGGTCTTCGCGCTCTCGTCCGATCCGAGCCTGCCGCAGGACGAGATTCTCTCGCGGATCCTGTTCAAGAAGGCGGCGGCCGGACTCTCCCCGTTCCAGGCGCTCCAGCTCGCCCAGGCGGTGGCACAGCTCTCCGGCGGGGGAGGGGGACCGGACGTGTTCGAGTCGGCCCGCAAGGGTCTCGGCCTCGACAGCCTTGATGTCTCGACGGGTGCGAGCGGCGGTCCGGCCGTCGGCGCCTCGCGCTACATCAACGACCGCATCAGCGTCGGCGTGAAGGCCGGCGCCAAGCCCGCCGATACCGCTGCGACGATCAATTACGACGTGACGCGGCGGATCAAGCTCAACGGCGAGGCCGGCAGCGACGGCCGCACCTCCGTCGGCGTCGGCGCCGAGTGGGAGTGGTAGGCGCGGCCGCGGGCACCGGACAGCGAGCGGTATCGACAAGGCAACGGATCGGAGAGATCGGCATGAGGCGAGGATTCACCTATGCGATCGGGTTGGCGCCGCTTCTGTTCCTCTCCAGTGCGCCGGCGCGCGCCGAGGCGTTCACGGACCCCTCGACCGGCTTCTCGGTGACCGTACCTGCCGGGTTCGCCATCCGATCACAGCGGACGGATCCCAATCACGAAATCCTCGTCGATATCGTCAGCGAGACCGGACAGCCGCCTGTGGCGGGACGAAGCGAAGCGCTGTGTGCTGCGGGTTTCAGGCGGAACCAACCAGGGGCCGTTTCTTCGCAGGCGGAGTTGAACGCCCTACCGGCGCTTCGCGAGCGGGTCGCCGAAGCCAGGACGATCCTGGCGGGGCAGGGCCTGCAGACGGAAACGGTCGAGTCGATCAAGAGCAGCGAGTTTGCGGGGTTCGAAGTGATCTCGGTCCCGACCTCAGGACCGGACCATCGGAATGTCCGGATCTACATGGCAATCATGGATCGTGTGATCGGTCGGATCGACATCGTGTCCGCGACGACGAAGCAGGCACTACCCGACGCCCTTCCGATGTTTCGCGCGATACGCGACGGCACGCGCCCACCCGCACGATAGGGGAACTGGGATGTCTGCGTCGCCCTCATCGAAGCGCCACAGACAAGCGCCCGGCGCCGACACGGCACCGGGCCCCGCGGTTCGTCGGCGCGCTCACGGCTCCTTGAAGCCGTAATCCGGCACGCCTTCCTCGTTGCCGTAATACTTGTAGGGCAGGAACTTGCCCGACATGGCGAGCTTCACCCGGTCGCCCTTGTTGTTGGGCTCGCGCTCCATCGTCATGTTGAAATCGATGGCCGACATGATGCCGTCGCCGAACTCCTCCTGGATCAGTTCCTTCCAGGTGGTGCCGTAGACCATCACCAACTCGTAGAAGCGGTAGATCAGCGGGTCGGTCGGCGGCATCGAGGGGATCGAGCCGCGATAGGGGGCCTCGTTCAACATCCGCTCCTCGGACGGGGACAGCCCGAACAACTCCGCGGCCTTCTTGGCCTGCGCTTTGGGAAGCTTCATCTGGCCCATGCAGGCGGCGGTGATGAGGATCGGAGAGATACCGCCGATCTCGTCCTGGATATACTTCCAGGTCCAGCCTTTCTCGCGCTTGATGTCGAGAAGCTTCTCGGTGAGGTCTTCGCGCTTCATGCTCATCTCCCTGTCGGCGGTCGGCCGTGATGGGTGGCCGTTCGGATGCCTGGGGGCATGGCGTCCGAACGGCCTGACCGTTCCGGCCGCCTGGGCGGGCCGGACGGCACTGCGATGACGGATGCGACATGGGCTCCGTCATTGTGAGAACATTTGGCAAGCGACGTGCCAGACCTCTCTCTGAATAGAAGTCCTGCCAGAACAATGACTTATGCCGGTCTCGCCGAACTACGAAATTTCGTCTACGACGAACATTCGTAGGATAACTGCGGGATTTCGTCGTGCCGTCACAGGTCTCGCCAGCGTCATCGATCTACGGCTCCGCCTTCGACGAGAACCGCGATGCGATGGTGGTGTTCGAGCCTCTGGATGACCGCATCGCCGACGCCAACCCCGCCGCAGCCCGGCTGCTCGGCCACAGCCGTGCCGCTTTACGGGCGATGCCGGTGAGCACGCTGCATCCCGACCAGCGGGCGGCGCTCGTGGTGTTCACGCAGGCGGTTCTGGCCGAGGGACAATGGTGGACGCACGCCCTCACGCCGCGCCACGGCGACGGTAAGGCGCTGCGGCTCGAATACGCCGCCTGCGTGCTGGCGGGCGAGCCCGTGCGCCTCCTCGTCACCCTCCACGATCTCGACGAGCGCGAACGCCGCCGCATCGACGGGGAGGCCGAGGCACATATGCGCGCCGGCTTGCCCGAATGGCAGCGGATGGAGCGCATCTTCCGCGACATCGAGCGCGGCAACCGCCTGATCCTGCGAGCGGCGGGGGAGGGGATCTACGGCGTCAATGCCGAGGGGGTCACCACCTTCGTCAATCCGGCCGCCGAGCGGATGCTGGGCTGGCGTTCGGCCGAGCTCGTCGGCAAGGACATGCACGCCACCGTTCACCACACCCATGCGGGTGGGAGCCACTATCCGCATCACGATTGCCCGATCTACGCCGCCTTCCGCGACGGCGCCGTGCACCAGGTCGACGATGAGGTGTTCTGGCGTAGGGACGGGACATGCTTTCCCGTCGAGTACACCTCGACGCCGATCCGCGAAGGCGGACAATTGCTCGGCGCGGTGATCGTGTTCCGCGATATCAGCCAGCGCCGTGAGGCGGAGGATCGGTTGCGGGCGGCGCTGGCCGAGGTCGACTCGCTACGCGAGCGCTTGGAGCAGGAGAATGCCTATCTGAAGGAGGAAATCCGCGCCGAGAGTCACCATCAGGGCATTATCGGTCGCAGCCCGGCGACCGAGGCGTTGCGGCACCAGATCGACGTGGTGGCAGGCACCGACGCCACGGTTCTCGTCACGGGCGAATCCGGCACCGGCAAGGAGCTGATCGCCCGGGCGATTCACGAGGCGAGCCGTCGCCGCGACCGGCCGCTGATCCGCGTGAACTGCGCGGCGATCCCGCGCGACCTCTTCGAGAGCGAGTTCTTCGGGCATGCTAGGGGCGCGTTCACCGGTGCCCTGCGCGACAGGATCGGGCGGTTCGAACTCGCAGACGGCGGCACGCTGTTCCTCGACGAGGT is from Methylorubrum sp. B1-46 and encodes:
- a CDS encoding translocation/assembly module TamB domain-containing protein — encoded protein: MLAATVLSVALLFAAFFATDDTRAADGEKTVLGGLLSKALSTPSSQVSIGAVDGALSSDATIRDVVISDSDGPWLKLDRARLVWRRLALLSGRLEVDSLEIGRLEVLRKPVPGPTPAEAEPDGSLLPELPVKVEIKGFTLAELVLGESVAGQPARLAGDGKAKLGNPSEGLDVSADFRRLDAAGRFVARLLFVPKGERLEVKANLVEPQGGLLSKAANLPGTPPINFDLNGNGTLDAFNARLDFDAGSEIGAKGGARLSRIGTDRRLSLDLTSRIEGLVPGPAAAIFSGETKLDGGMAFSDTGSFRIDRLDLASRTARLGIGGTLTADRVADFTISARAVPTEGGVTKAAEAELETLVFDGSLKGPLSSPRVKGNLKAAGLRTKESSLERVEALLSIEPAGADPKAQRFAVTADAAMEGLRLADPALRRAVGSRAKLTLRAAAGSDGVLDVTTLTLDSDTARAAYAGRIGQNTLTGTVEAALADIGAFSGVAGRTLAGRLDAKATLSGDPARKALSADLDLRGGGLVLGEPAADRLVGRAPTLTGRVSQTYDGYGFERLRFEGAGLVATLQGQANAKTANVAARVDLKTLAALDERLAGPASADARLTGSLLKPSVTVALRAPDVSANGRPIRDLRLDAALSDLRDALDGTLRMTGDIAGKPLRAEAHIARPNRSDYALDRLTFALGSVAADGQAVVDAGSLLAEGTLNVRAGDLDDLSPLALAPMGGSLDAAVTLTRAGGRQDAAVRATGTSLRYDSFGLARLDADLTGRDLRAHPVIDGHAAIDRLVAAGQSVDTVRLTANGTAAASDITLTAQARGFSLDGAARLIPAERTRIEIARFSAQRGGDRLALAGPAAITLDQGSALIEGLVVAAGAGRISVQGRAGSELDLKLGIRALPLSLARIASPSLALSGTLEGEANLRGPAARPEGRYALNVTGLVMPETRRAGLPPITARASGRLADGEASIDGRVSAGRGADVTVTGTVPVEAGGGLSLRARGTLDAALANSMLSVSGQRVAGRIALDAGVTGTVAAPKVEGSATLSGGSLTDPLNGIRLTDIQGRVTGRGDTLVIERLTAATRNGGRLAVDGRVAVEPASGFPGTLRITADRAELVSSPLMTAVSSLNLALSGPLARKPVIKGRVDVVSIDVSVPDRLPATVQPLPGIRRVNVTPEVRKRLAERAERKAQIEAASRRKKSAPPFDASLDVTVSAPSRIFVRGRGIDAELGGELRVTGSSRDPQANGDFSLRRGVFSLGGQRLDFTRGRVFFAGDLAQPDLDFAAETKAADVTARVAVTGPASQPVFALSSDPSLPQDEILSRILFKKAAAGLSPFQALQLAQAVAQLSGGGGGPDVFESARKGLGLDSLDVSTGASGGPAVGASRYINDRISVGVKAGAKPADTAATINYDVTRRIKLNGEAGSDGRTSVGVGAEWEW
- the cynS gene encoding cyanase, producing MKREDLTEKLLDIKREKGWTWKYIQDEIGGISPILITAACMGQMKLPKAQAKKAAELFGLSPSEERMLNEAPYRGSIPSMPPTDPLIYRFYELVMVYGTTWKELIQEEFGDGIMSAIDFNMTMEREPNNKGDRVKLAMSGKFLPYKYYGNEEGVPDYGFKEP
- a CDS encoding sigma 54-interacting transcriptional regulator, with the protein product MVVFEPLDDRIADANPAAARLLGHSRAALRAMPVSTLHPDQRAALVVFTQAVLAEGQWWTHALTPRHGDGKALRLEYAACVLAGEPVRLLVTLHDLDERERRRIDGEAEAHMRAGLPEWQRMERIFRDIERGNRLILRAAGEGIYGVNAEGVTTFVNPAAERMLGWRSAELVGKDMHATVHHTHAGGSHYPHHDCPIYAAFRDGAVHQVDDEVFWRRDGTCFPVEYTSTPIREGGQLLGAVIVFRDISQRREAEDRLRAALAEVDSLRERLEQENAYLKEEIRAESHHQGIIGRSPATEALRHQIDVVAGTDATVLVTGESGTGKELIARAIHEASRRRDRPLIRVNCAAIPRDLFESEFFGHARGAFTGALRDRIGRFELADGGTLFLDEVGEIPLDLQGKLLRVLQERQFERVGEERTRAVDVRLIAATNRDLKEEVRRGRFREDLYFRLNVFPIASAPLRERREDVPLIAQHVLKAAARRLNRADLRLTEADARRLSRYDWPGNVRELENVIERAAILAERGRLRFDLPEARGAGPEARVIAPLAEAGRPLTEEERRTRARSEIEAALHMSGGRIFGAGGAAELLGLKPTTLRSRMKVLGVQRS